TACTTTGTCGGAATTTCGGGTGCAACCGCAGGCACCCCGGGGCTATCCATGAATTTGGTGATCATTCCACCCAACGGCACGGCTGCAGCGCACTATCACAAAGATTATGAAACCGCGATCTTCATCCTTAAAGGCAAAATTGAGACCCGCTACGGCAAAGGGTTAAAGCAGTCCATGATTAATACAGCCGGAGACTTTCTATTCATTCCTCCGGGCGTTCCCCACCAGCCCACCAACCTCACGGACGAACCCGCCCAGGCGATCGTGGCGCGAAACGACCCCAACGAGCAGGAAAACGTGGTGATGTATGACCCTGCCCAAGACCTATAGGTTCTGGGAAAACGCTAATCAATAACGGGCAAAGCTGTATCCTCAGAGTTTGTATCCGCATCCTCTGAGTTTGCGTTCTCATCTCCGGGCGTCGTTGCTTCGGCCTCTGGAACGGGGCGCGGCCCTGGCGAAAATTCATCCATCTCACTGGGGGGCAATTTTTCTAACGTAATTAACGTTTCGATCACAGCCCGAA
The Synechococcales cyanobacterium T60_A2020_003 DNA segment above includes these coding regions:
- a CDS encoding cupin domain-containing protein, whose translation is MVDGISPSSDSGDRPSISPAQIVTIRPQAETMTRQKLPYFVGISGATAGTPGLSMNLVIIPPNGTAAAHYHKDYETAIFILKGKIETRYGKGLKQSMINTAGDFLFIPPGVPHQPTNLTDEPAQAIVARNDPNEQENVVMYDPAQDL